A region from the uncultured Bacteroides sp. genome encodes:
- a CDS encoding TonB-dependent receptor, with the protein MNMFRIKYKNILTEFNKVLLTVAMMMIVQTAYAQQLKTLTGRIVDKENNPIAGAVINVTEESRIAISDSEGYFKLKKVKTADELSITSTGYKSTTAIAEFSDSLKIVLEADIDEYAHTTAVPFGRKPRKFVTGSASVVLGSELEKYPVTVLQNAFTSTLTGVETYEAQSEPGWSETALYIRGIRTMNASARSPLIIVDNVERDLSFLDAYPIESITILKDAASAAIYGMRGANGVVLVTTKRGETGKTKIDFTQEFGYQTAAGIPESQNSYNYALTRNQARYLDGLQPEFSDEDIQHYYEVCNGTLDPSLKYKYFNTNWHDTMLRDLAPQYRTNLSLSGGNNKARYYVSFSYLRQEGLYDTKWTNWNEGYSTQHVLNRYNLRSNVDLDINKFLSVSLDLGGRIDNISQPGIDVWNIFTWGAGENKPIYPVFCPDGSFFMPTESDSKNGAAQIAGRGIEKNRRRNLYTNVTATGNMDFITKGLKAKLTVGFDSYETFQSVQQADIDVFSYNYGDDVNDPSEYKYTRMRTGIALPNPTTSPRDYYYNINMIGSLDYDHTFGKHAISAQAFIRTYQNVVRGQESSNRYLSYNATATYVYNNRYILSGNLSQMGCDNFAPGERFATFPGISAGWVLSEESWLKNKNINLLKLRASYGRAGQSNIGTNRYPYQSTFVEGSGYNFGTSQTGWDGAYESTTGNKNIKWELSDMVNVGIDFDFWNKKIYGSIDAFKEWRSNILVTRSTIPSLYGASVPNDSYGKAESKGAEITLGHTNKIGDFTYYVEGMLTWNTNKITEMDELTPDYAYQARTGQRIDRSQLLKWTQWASDANLIPTSQQDAIDHPEKYPWHAAGQYKLGNAVFEDVNGDRIINSYDKVPSGYTNIPELIPSIKLGFSWKGFDVRAVLTAYLNRTVGCRENMDNGFGWGGTSTHAVTQTWGYYTDDPTDPRNINAKYPRLSTSFSDIDRNYPYNESDIWVVNGDFLSFRNIEVGYSLPQKLIAKVNMTKCRFYLNGYNLWTWSHLPKGFDPENPTNYIWAYPKTKSFSIGVNIGF; encoded by the coding sequence ATGAATATGTTTAGAATAAAATATAAAAACATACTGACAGAATTCAACAAAGTTCTGCTCACAGTTGCCATGATGATGATTGTTCAAACTGCCTATGCGCAGCAATTAAAGACCTTAACCGGCCGCATTGTCGATAAAGAGAACAACCCGATTGCCGGAGCAGTGATAAATGTTACAGAAGAAAGCCGTATAGCTATTTCAGACAGCGAAGGTTATTTCAAACTTAAAAAAGTGAAAACAGCCGATGAACTTAGCATTACCAGTACCGGTTACAAATCGACCACTGCCATTGCCGAATTCTCTGATAGTTTAAAAATTGTGCTGGAAGCGGATATTGACGAATATGCACATACTACCGCAGTTCCTTTTGGTCGCAAACCTAGAAAATTCGTTACCGGTTCTGCTTCCGTCGTTCTGGGCTCCGAATTAGAAAAATATCCGGTTACCGTACTCCAAAATGCGTTTACGTCAACCTTAACCGGTGTAGAAACGTACGAAGCACAATCTGAACCCGGATGGTCGGAGACAGCACTTTATATTCGCGGCATTCGTACGATGAATGCAAGTGCCCGCTCTCCTCTGATTATCGTGGATAATGTAGAACGTGATCTTTCGTTTCTCGATGCTTATCCTATTGAATCTATTACGATACTGAAAGATGCAGCTTCTGCAGCTATTTACGGTATGCGAGGAGCCAATGGAGTAGTATTGGTTACTACAAAACGCGGCGAAACCGGAAAAACAAAAATAGACTTTACGCAAGAGTTTGGCTATCAAACAGCTGCCGGTATACCTGAATCACAAAATTCTTATAATTATGCCCTGACACGTAATCAGGCACGTTATCTGGATGGTTTACAGCCGGAATTCTCGGATGAAGACATACAACATTATTACGAAGTATGCAATGGAACTCTTGATCCTTCATTGAAATATAAATATTTCAATACCAATTGGCACGACACGATGTTGAGAGATTTGGCTCCACAATATCGCACCAATCTGTCATTGAGCGGCGGTAATAACAAGGCTCGTTATTATGTGTCGTTTTCATACTTGCGTCAAGAAGGCCTTTATGATACCAAATGGACAAATTGGAATGAAGGGTACTCTACACAACATGTATTAAACCGATATAACTTGCGTTCAAATGTAGATTTGGATATAAATAAGTTTCTGAGTGTCTCTTTGGATTTGGGTGGACGTATAGATAACATTTCTCAACCGGGCATTGACGTATGGAACATTTTTACATGGGGAGCCGGAGAAAACAAACCGATTTATCCGGTATTCTGTCCGGACGGAAGCTTCTTTATGCCAACTGAAAGTGACAGCAAAAATGGTGCGGCACAAATAGCCGGACGCGGAATTGAAAAGAATCGTCGCCGTAATCTCTATACTAACGTAACGGCTACCGGGAATATGGACTTCATAACCAAAGGTTTAAAAGCCAAATTAACCGTAGGGTTTGATTCCTATGAAACTTTTCAGTCCGTTCAACAGGCAGATATTGATGTATTTTCATATAACTACGGAGATGACGTAAATGACCCTTCCGAATACAAATATACACGTATGCGTACAGGAATTGCATTACCTAACCCGACAACCAGTCCACGCGATTATTATTATAACATTAATATGATTGGTTCATTAGACTACGATCACACATTTGGCAAACATGCCATCAGTGCTCAAGCATTTATACGGACGTATCAAAATGTAGTTCGCGGTCAGGAATCTTCCAATCGATATCTCTCTTATAATGCAACAGCTACTTATGTATATAACAATCGGTATATCCTCTCCGGTAATCTGTCTCAGATGGGATGCGATAATTTCGCACCAGGTGAACGTTTCGCTACGTTCCCGGGTATATCGGCAGGATGGGTCCTTTCTGAAGAATCCTGGTTAAAGAATAAGAACATCAATCTACTAAAATTACGTGCTTCTTACGGTAGAGCCGGACAATCTAACATAGGAACAAATCGTTATCCCTATCAAAGCACATTTGTAGAAGGCAGTGGTTACAACTTTGGCACTTCTCAAACAGGTTGGGACGGAGCTTACGAATCGACAACCGGTAATAAAAACATTAAATGGGAATTATCCGATATGGTAAATGTGGGCATTGATTTCGACTTCTGGAATAAAAAAATTTATGGTAGCATCGATGCTTTCAAAGAATGGAGATCTAATATCTTAGTAACCCGTTCTACCATACCTTCTCTTTATGGTGCCTCAGTGCCCAATGATTCTTATGGCAAAGCAGAATCCAAAGGTGCCGAAATAACGCTTGGACATACAAATAAAATTGGTGACTTTACGTATTATGTGGAAGGAATGCTGACATGGAATACCAACAAGATTACCGAAATGGACGAGTTGACTCCCGATTATGCATATCAGGCCAGAACAGGACAACGAATTGACAGAAGCCAATTGCTAAAATGGACACAATGGGCCAGTGATGCAAACTTAATACCTACTTCTCAACAAGATGCCATTGATCATCCCGAAAAATATCCTTGGCATGCTGCCGGGCAGTATAAATTAGGGAATGCCGTTTTCGAAGATGTCAACGGAGACAGAATCATCAATAGCTATGATAAAGTGCCTTCAGGATATACAAATATTCCAGAATTGATACCATCAATAAAACTGGGTTTCAGCTGGAAAGGATTTGATGTGCGAGCTGTTTTAACTGCTTACCTGAACCGAACAGTAGGATGTCGTGAAAATATGGACAATGGTTTTGGATGGGGAGGAACCTCTACGCATGCCGTTACTCAAACATGGGGATACTATACGGATGACCCAACTGACCCACGAAATATCAATGCCAAATATCCACGACTTTCGACCAGTTTTAGCGATATAGACAGGAATTATCCTTATAACGAATCGGACATATGGGTAGTAAACGGTGATTTCTTGTCCTTCCGTAATATTGAGGTAGGTTATTCTTTACCTCAAAAATTAATAGCTAAAGTCAACATGACTAAATGCCGTTTTTATCTAAACGGTTATAATCTATGGACATGGAGCCATCTTCCGAAAGGTTTTGATCCGGAAAACCCAACCAATTATATTTGGGCTTATCCAAAAACAAAATCATTTTCTATCGGTGTTAACATCGGATTCTAA
- a CDS encoding RagB/SusD family nutrient uptake outer membrane protein, with protein sequence MKKTILYAAFIAMLSGTTLTSCEDLFGDFLDKQPSNELTEEETFSLWSNATKFHFDTYNFLRHGACRINNSWMDSATDLAETSYSTGGTRNSFNIGNYYANSGAPELTDTWELYFRGIRKCNMLLTHIDSVPKPTSDTEENYQNDLKNFKAESRFLRAYFYWELYLRYGPLPIITDVLDPDGDLLSGYTERPTNKVFIDFVLTELTECETGLMEKPMGSNGVLTIDNNLSGRICKPMASALRSRIILYMASPHYQKIYTAEGSTPITWEAAANAAKSFIETYGNQYGLYYGTSNDPLQQYQEAILLPQFNGNNEIIFWRNDTQVGWSAISNDTPVGEGGNGGLCPSQNLVDMYDMANGLSPFSQYDETGAPVYNGTNTPAINQESGYDDAHPYANRDPRFYRTVLYQQSIWNNAQINVIKGGRDNPVGNANATPTGYYVRKYIPETILSSNHSLTAYRNWIIIRYAEILLNYAEAMNEVNGPSDEVFNALQKIRDRVGMTAKLSARTDLQTKDALRNFIRKERTVELAFEDHRAWDVRRWDVAIQALTRPIYGIEVTSGTDGNPVYTRKIAQNRVFKENMYLYPIPESEEWKTNIENNPGW encoded by the coding sequence ATGAAGAAGACTATTTTATATGCAGCTTTCATTGCAATGTTATCAGGAACAACGCTCACTTCCTGTGAGGATCTGTTCGGAGACTTTCTGGATAAGCAGCCCAGCAATGAACTTACCGAGGAGGAAACTTTTAGTTTGTGGAGTAATGCTACAAAATTCCATTTTGACACATATAACTTTCTACGTCATGGGGCGTGCCGAATAAACAACTCATGGATGGATTCGGCCACAGATTTGGCAGAGACAAGTTATTCTACAGGCGGAACGCGAAACAGTTTTAATATAGGAAACTATTACGCCAACAGTGGGGCACCTGAACTAACAGATACATGGGAACTTTATTTCAGAGGCATCCGCAAGTGTAATATGCTGTTAACTCACATTGACAGTGTACCCAAGCCAACAAGTGATACAGAAGAAAATTATCAGAACGACTTAAAAAATTTCAAGGCTGAATCGAGGTTTTTACGCGCTTATTTTTATTGGGAATTATACTTAAGGTATGGGCCACTACCTATAATCACGGATGTACTTGATCCGGACGGTGATTTGCTGAGCGGTTATACCGAGCGCCCGACCAATAAGGTATTCATTGACTTTGTATTAACAGAACTCACAGAATGCGAAACGGGACTGATGGAAAAACCGATGGGAAGCAATGGCGTACTTACAATAGACAATAACTTGTCCGGACGCATCTGCAAACCAATGGCAAGTGCATTGAGGTCCAGAATTATACTCTATATGGCCAGCCCTCACTATCAGAAGATATACACAGCAGAAGGCAGTACCCCAATTACCTGGGAAGCTGCAGCCAATGCTGCAAAAAGCTTTATAGAAACATATGGAAATCAGTATGGCCTCTATTATGGCACTAGCAATGACCCGCTACAACAATATCAAGAAGCTATTCTCTTACCACAATTCAATGGTAACAATGAAATTATATTCTGGAGAAACGATACTCAAGTCGGCTGGTCGGCCATTTCTAATGATACTCCGGTAGGCGAAGGAGGTAACGGAGGACTCTGTCCGTCACAAAATTTAGTGGATATGTACGACATGGCGAATGGTCTTTCTCCTTTTAGCCAGTATGATGAAACAGGCGCTCCCGTATACAATGGAACAAACACGCCCGCAATCAATCAGGAAAGTGGATATGATGACGCTCATCCATACGCAAACAGGGATCCGCGTTTTTACCGAACCGTATTATATCAGCAATCGATATGGAACAATGCTCAGATAAATGTAATAAAAGGAGGAAGAGACAATCCTGTTGGAAATGCGAATGCCACACCTACAGGATATTATGTAAGGAAATACATTCCCGAAACGATTCTCTCCAGCAATCATTCTTTAACGGCCTATAGAAATTGGATCATCATCCGCTATGCAGAGATATTATTGAACTACGCCGAAGCAATGAATGAAGTGAATGGCCCATCGGACGAAGTATTTAATGCATTGCAGAAGATTCGCGACCGAGTGGGTATGACTGCCAAACTATCGGCTCGCACCGATTTACAAACAAAAGATGCTTTACGAAACTTTATCCGCAAAGAACGTACCGTAGAATTAGCGTTTGAAGATCACCGCGCATGGGATGTACGTCGCTGGGATGTGGCAATTCAAGCTCTTACACGACCCATTTACGGCATAGAAGTAACAAGCGGAACAGATGGGAATCCTGTCTATACCCGTAAAATAGCTCAAAACAGGGTATTTAAAGAAAACATGTATCTCTATCCTATTCCGGAGAGTGAAGAATGGAAAACAAATATAGAAAATAATCCGGGCTGGTAA
- a CDS encoding RagB/SusD family nutrient uptake outer membrane protein — protein sequence MKKFLLYITTLLLILTNSACSDYLDKEYDASLSEEKVFGNESLTRQFLSNIYTNLPDGLAPFNDNQFTGASRDCMTDNATSYWGLHYYNKINLDAYTATDHPLLGFWNTDFSGIRKCNVFLKNAKASVVGNASLSGDDNHLYDRYCAEAKLLRAIFHFDLVCWFGDAPIVGEDESGTPIVFDMDNQEQMNISRTSAPEVLEWIAQQCDEVKDLLPFRYSNEDINWGRINGATAYALKSRALLYRASALNNPTNDKTYWTNAAQAAKDFITKNAQQSRPYELYADYQKCFYDNPTYNNEIILARSVWNTNTIDLQLLPPGFTGSVSGAGRTNPTQNFVDCFEMTNGKRIDEANSGYKETDPYANRDPRLEATIFHHGSIWGRADQGEQRAVDVHFNSATDKGADYRESMGGTYTGYYQKKFVNPNLILKDAKTFPHAWIIFRYAEILLNAAEAINESEGPSQAYQYVNQVRTRAGMPGFSDMNQETFRTRIRNERRVELCFEDHRFFDVRRWRLYDGVTSDNELSKPRYEQLLNMYGIEVTISGSSPQYTLTGAPGTIGNDMDLRVFNNPKNYYFPIPSSEVKRAPNLKQNPGWETTGSDTN from the coding sequence ATGAAGAAGTTTCTATTATATATTACTACGCTATTGCTTATTCTAACAAACTCAGCATGTAGCGATTATCTTGATAAAGAGTACGATGCCTCTCTCTCTGAAGAGAAAGTTTTTGGCAATGAAAGCCTGACACGCCAATTTTTGAGCAATATTTATACCAACTTGCCGGATGGATTGGCACCATTTAATGATAACCAATTTACAGGAGCATCTCGCGACTGCATGACAGACAATGCCACATCATACTGGGGATTGCACTATTACAACAAAATAAATCTGGATGCTTACACTGCAACTGACCATCCGCTTCTCGGTTTTTGGAATACAGATTTCTCCGGTATCCGTAAGTGCAACGTATTTCTTAAAAACGCAAAAGCTTCCGTAGTAGGCAATGCATCTCTATCCGGAGATGATAATCATTTATATGATCGCTATTGTGCTGAAGCAAAATTACTACGCGCCATATTCCATTTCGATTTGGTTTGTTGGTTTGGAGACGCTCCTATTGTAGGCGAAGATGAAAGCGGTACGCCTATCGTATTCGACATGGATAATCAGGAACAAATGAATATTAGTCGTACCTCCGCACCGGAAGTACTGGAATGGATTGCCCAACAATGTGATGAGGTAAAAGATCTCTTACCTTTCAGATACAGCAATGAGGACATTAACTGGGGACGCATCAATGGAGCCACTGCTTATGCACTAAAGTCAAGAGCATTATTATATCGTGCATCTGCATTAAATAATCCCACCAATGATAAAACGTATTGGACTAACGCAGCTCAGGCTGCTAAAGATTTTATCACCAAAAATGCACAACAGTCCAGACCTTATGAATTATATGCTGATTATCAAAAATGTTTTTATGATAATCCGACTTATAATAATGAAATTATTCTGGCTCGTTCAGTTTGGAATACAAACACAATAGATTTGCAATTATTACCTCCCGGATTTACCGGTTCTGTATCGGGAGCCGGACGAACGAATCCAACTCAGAATTTTGTAGACTGCTTTGAAATGACTAACGGGAAGCGTATTGATGAGGCCAATTCAGGTTACAAGGAAACTGATCCTTATGCTAATAGAGATCCTCGTCTGGAAGCTACCATTTTCCATCACGGCTCTATATGGGGACGGGCCGACCAAGGAGAACAACGTGCCGTGGATGTACACTTTAATTCGGCTACAGATAAAGGAGCCGACTATAGAGAATCTATGGGAGGAACATATACAGGATATTATCAAAAAAAGTTTGTAAATCCGAATCTCATTCTAAAAGATGCTAAAACTTTTCCGCATGCATGGATAATTTTCCGTTACGCCGAAATTCTATTAAATGCAGCGGAAGCCATCAATGAATCCGAAGGACCTTCTCAAGCCTATCAATATGTAAATCAGGTTCGTACCCGTGCAGGAATGCCTGGTTTCTCTGATATGAATCAAGAAACTTTTCGCACTCGCATCCGTAATGAACGACGAGTAGAATTATGTTTTGAAGACCATCGTTTTTTTGATGTGCGTAGATGGAGACTATATGATGGCGTAACATCCGATAACGAATTGAGTAAACCTCGTTACGAGCAACTATTGAATATGTACGGCATAGAAGTGACGATATCAGGTTCTAGTCCGCAATATACTCTTACAGGGGCACCGGGCACCATAGGAAATGATATGGATCTTCGGGTATTTAATAACCCCAAAAACTACTATTTCCCAATACCGAGTAGCGAAGTAAAACGTGCTCCGAACTTAAAACAAAATCCCGGATGGGAAACCACTGGTTCGGATACTAATTGA
- a CDS encoding TonB-dependent receptor has protein sequence MLCQLTYAQKKAVSGLVRDTKGEVVIGASVLEEGTTNGTITDLDGNFKLNVSPKAVLKISYIGYKTQEVPVNGKSLFNIILAEDAETLEEVVVVGYGAQKKESVVGAISQVSSKELMRSPSGNISQALAGKMPGVITSQTSGAPGSDDAKIYIRGQASFAGDNQPLILVDGVERAYSQISPDDIESISTLKDASATAVYGVRGANGVMLITTKRGKDQKPTVSLSANFQVQSPTRRDTYLNSYQSVSLLEEALANDGLPSQFSPSDLEMYKKSSEGQLSGIDAMLYPNVDWYDYVLRKNAPAQRYNINVQGGTKRMRYFVSGEYYNQQGLFKNFSTDQYGNASNSSYRRYAFRANLDFLLTKDLTASLNFGTRFEERRGPNSNEYNANYSEVFYELNHTPGWLFPVAYEVGEGEDKQIRYGGNSQNQNNIVGRLAKAGFYRATNTINETNFIVNYKMDWLTQGLSAKAMLSFDYDSYYRRLFTADFATYELLSYDNGNYDFAQYNTDTELAYDGNTQTTTMKLYMEYALNYARKFGKHDVGGLLLYNQNDYRYQADLAQRYQGLVGRVTYGYDERYLAEVNFGYNGSENFIKGKRFGFFPSFSVGWRISNEEFMKSTQKWLNNLKIRASYGEVGNDKYYINGVLQRFLYQPVWTQLNNSYTFGSSSSTGGIYESQYPNYTVTWERARKYNLGIDAGLWNGLLSANIDFFMERRKDILTPYLTRPQWVGVNMASGNLGETKNAGYEIELKHNYHIGKDFQYNVGLTVSHAKNKILSEDEPEAKTDYRKREGHPINQYFGLICDGFVTSADLASPDFPVSTFGNVQVGDLKYRDMNKDGFIDDRDETSIGYSDIPENTYALTLGCEWKGIGFNVMLQGVDHVSRYYDAEAMYAFVNGGKVKEHHLKRWNPALSEAENLKSATYPLLHYDNYGNHNQRQNSFFLQNGAFLRVKNIELSYSIPQRIVKKWSMNDFRLYINASNLITWDHLNNLTDPESNGSNRYPIMKTVNFGVNVKF, from the coding sequence ATGCTCTGTCAGTTAACCTATGCACAAAAAAAGGCCGTTTCCGGTTTGGTAAGAGATACTAAAGGAGAAGTTGTTATTGGAGCCAGCGTACTCGAAGAAGGGACAACAAACGGTACTATAACAGATTTAGACGGAAACTTTAAACTGAACGTTTCTCCCAAAGCTGTCTTAAAAATCAGCTACATTGGCTATAAAACACAAGAAGTGCCCGTAAACGGAAAATCACTGTTCAATATTATATTAGCAGAAGATGCCGAAACATTGGAAGAAGTCGTAGTAGTAGGCTATGGCGCGCAGAAGAAAGAAAGTGTGGTGGGTGCCATATCGCAAGTTAGTTCCAAGGAATTGATGAGATCACCATCGGGCAACATATCGCAGGCTTTGGCAGGTAAAATGCCAGGGGTAATCACCTCTCAAACATCAGGAGCTCCCGGTAGCGATGATGCTAAAATATACATCCGCGGACAGGCTTCTTTTGCCGGAGACAATCAACCTCTCATATTAGTAGATGGGGTAGAAAGAGCGTATTCACAGATATCTCCGGATGATATTGAAAGTATATCCACCTTAAAAGATGCCTCTGCAACTGCCGTATATGGCGTTCGGGGTGCCAATGGTGTTATGTTGATCACAACTAAACGAGGTAAGGATCAAAAGCCAACAGTCAGTCTCTCTGCAAACTTTCAGGTACAGTCTCCTACTCGTCGAGATACTTATCTGAATTCCTATCAATCGGTAAGTTTACTGGAAGAGGCTTTGGCTAATGATGGATTACCATCACAATTCTCTCCGTCGGACCTCGAGATGTATAAAAAATCATCTGAAGGGCAACTCTCAGGCATTGATGCTATGCTCTACCCCAATGTAGACTGGTACGATTATGTGCTCCGTAAAAATGCTCCCGCACAGCGTTATAACATTAATGTGCAAGGCGGCACTAAACGTATGCGCTATTTTGTATCCGGAGAATATTACAATCAACAGGGGCTATTCAAGAACTTTAGCACCGACCAATACGGCAACGCTTCTAATTCGAGTTATCGGAGATACGCTTTTCGTGCAAATTTAGATTTCTTGCTGACGAAAGACCTGACGGCTTCTCTAAACTTCGGCACACGCTTTGAAGAACGCCGGGGGCCAAACTCCAACGAATACAATGCCAATTATAGTGAAGTGTTTTATGAATTAAACCACACGCCTGGATGGTTATTCCCTGTAGCTTATGAGGTAGGCGAAGGTGAAGACAAACAAATACGTTATGGTGGAAACTCACAAAACCAAAACAACATTGTAGGTCGGTTAGCTAAAGCAGGCTTTTATCGTGCAACAAATACGATAAACGAAACAAACTTCATAGTCAACTACAAGATGGACTGGCTCACACAAGGTTTATCGGCCAAAGCAATGCTCTCGTTTGATTATGATTCTTATTACCGTCGACTTTTTACAGCTGACTTTGCAACCTACGAATTGCTGTCTTATGATAATGGCAATTACGATTTTGCACAATACAATACCGATACAGAGTTGGCTTATGACGGAAACACTCAAACCACTACCATGAAACTCTACATGGAGTATGCGTTAAATTATGCCCGTAAATTCGGCAAACACGATGTGGGAGGGTTGCTACTCTATAACCAGAACGATTATCGCTATCAGGCCGATTTGGCACAACGTTATCAGGGATTGGTAGGTCGTGTTACGTATGGTTACGATGAGCGCTATCTGGCTGAAGTAAACTTTGGCTATAACGGATCGGAGAATTTCATTAAAGGCAAACGTTTCGGTTTCTTCCCTTCATTCTCCGTGGGTTGGAGAATCAGCAATGAAGAATTTATGAAAAGCACGCAAAAATGGCTGAACAACCTGAAAATACGCGCATCATACGGCGAAGTAGGTAATGATAAGTATTACATAAACGGGGTATTGCAACGCTTCCTCTACCAACCGGTATGGACTCAGTTGAACAATTCATATACTTTCGGTTCATCAAGCTCTACAGGAGGTATATACGAAAGTCAGTATCCTAACTACACGGTAACGTGGGAACGGGCCCGAAAATATAACTTAGGAATTGATGCCGGACTTTGGAATGGCTTACTGAGTGCTAACATTGATTTCTTTATGGAAAGGCGCAAAGACATTCTAACGCCATACCTCACCCGCCCACAATGGGTAGGAGTTAATATGGCTTCAGGAAATTTGGGAGAGACGAAAAATGCAGGATATGAAATTGAGCTAAAGCATAATTACCATATAGGCAAAGATTTTCAGTATAACGTGGGCCTTACCGTTTCGCACGCTAAAAACAAAATCCTCTCTGAAGACGAACCTGAGGCCAAGACCGATTATCGCAAACGCGAAGGGCATCCTATTAATCAATATTTCGGTCTGATTTGCGACGGTTTTGTTACTTCTGCCGATCTGGCCAGTCCGGATTTTCCCGTATCGACCTTTGGTAATGTGCAAGTAGGAGATTTAAAGTATCGAGATATGAATAAAGACGGATTTATAGATGATCGTGATGAAACATCCATCGGCTATAGTGATATTCCCGAAAACACCTATGCACTTACTCTGGGTTGCGAATGGAAAGGAATTGGATTTAATGTAATGTTACAGGGCGTTGATCACGTATCCCGCTATTACGATGCCGAAGCAATGTATGCCTTCGTTAATGGTGGTAAAGTAAAAGAGCATCACCTGAAACGTTGGAATCCCGCTCTTAGCGAAGCTGAGAATCTCAAAAGCGCAACCTATCCTTTGCTGCATTATGATAATTATGGTAATCACAACCAACGGCAAAATTCTTTTTTCTTGCAAAACGGAGCCTTTCTACGCGTTAAGAACATTGAGTTAAGCTATTCCATCCCCCAGCGAATTGTTAAGAAATGGAGTATGAACGACTTTCGCCTCTATATAAATGCCAGTAATCTGATTACCTGGGATCACTTAAACAATCTGACCGATCCCGAGAGTAACGGTTCTAACCGTTATCCAATTATGAAGACTGTAAATTTTGGTGTTAACGTTAAATTCTAA